In Aedes albopictus strain Foshan chromosome 3, AalbF5, whole genome shotgun sequence, the following are encoded in one genomic region:
- the LOC109426183 gene encoding dehydrodolichyl diphosphate synthase complex subunit DHDDS, which translates to MTSLKSPTSDWVRESSLLWYHRWIIKVLKAGPVPQHVAFIMDGNRRFARKENIAKAEGHSKGFDKLSETLQWCQDIGIREVTVYAFSIENFKRTKEEVDTLMDLAREKFRKLLEERDKLHERGICIRIIGNMNLLPVVIQHCMAEAVLLTQNNKNAFLNVAFSYTSRDEIAHSIRVVAEGVQSGQLLAEDIDEEILTKCMYTRQCTDPDLLVRTSGEMRLSDFLLWQSSSTVIYFTKTLWPEFNVWHLFGAVFYYQRCQWQSGAIREVFLEEKKREQLAGENSDDSEATVTKRNERVEIFLRDVDRRDQESLVKMASAMAIE; encoded by the coding sequence ATGACGTCACTGAAGTCGCCCACCTCGGACTGGGTGCGAGAAAGCAGCCTTCTCTGGTACCACCGGTGGATCATCAAGGTGCTGAAAGCGGGGCCAGTGCCACAACATGTTGCGTTCATTATGGACGGGAACCGTCGGTTCGCCCGGAAGGAAAATATCGCCAAAGCCGAAGGCCATTCGAAGGGGTTCGACAAACTGTCGGAAACGCTGCAGTGGTGTCAGGATATTGGCATCCGGGAGGTCACGGTGTACGCTTTCAGCATAGAGAACTTTAAGCGCACCAAAGAGGAAGTGGACACTTTGATGGACTTGGCACGGGAAAAGTTCCGGAAGCTGCTGGAGGAACGGGACAAACTGCACGAGCGAGGGATTTGCATAAGGATCATTGGGAACATGAATCTGCTTCCGGTTGTCATTCAGCATTGCATGGCGGAGGCGGTGCTGCTAACGCAAAATAACAAGAACGCATTCCTGAACGTGGCATTTTCCTACACTTCCCGGGACGAAATCGCACATTCCATACGGGTCGTAGCGGAGGGAGTCCAAAGCGGGCAGCTTCTGGCAGAAGACATCGACGAGGAAATCCTTACCAAGTGCATGTACACCCGCCAGTGCACCGATCCGGACCTCCTGGTGCGAACTTCCGGTGAAATGCGACTGAGCGACTTTCTCCTGTGGCAGTCCAGCTCGACGGTAATCTATTTCACGAAAACCCTCTGGCCGGAGTTCAACGTGTGGCACCTGTTCGGAGCGGTGTTCTACTACCAGCGGTGTCAGTGGCAAAGCGGTGCCATCCGGGAAGTGTTTCTGGAAGAGAAGAAACGAGAGCAGCTGGCAGGAGAGAATAGTGACGACAGTGAGGCCACTGTCACCAAACGAAACGAACGGGTTGAAATTTTTTTGCGAGATGTCGATCGGAGAGATCAGGAAAGCTTGGTGAAGATGGCCAGTGCCATGGCGATAGAATAG
- the LOC134290157 gene encoding uncharacterized protein LOC134290157 — translation MYGDFMAEYLNLGHMERIPDDEVNVAPEKSFYLPHHGVMRQESVTTKLRVVFDGSCRSLTGISLNEKLLIGPNVTEDLPVVLTRFRSYAFAFMADAEKMYRQVKIHRDDVDYQRIVWRADPDKPIEYYRLLTVTYGTSCAPFLAIESLRQAARDSRTQYPNAADRVLKNFYVDDFLSGAATLEDALELKEDIVQVTSGAGFHLRKWSANDPRLLEEDASDAEASVPVHLHPEADSVKALGIHWYPVTDSFGYRVNFDIDKPNTKRQLLSDSARLFDPLGWISPIIVRIKILYQTLWLQDLQWDDPLPAAINQEWNKIKTSLASIEDIRIPRWIVNHLGAVQLHGFADASESAYAAVARSKDRDGNVCISLVASKTKVAPIQQVSLPRLELNAAALLVELMKQILESLDHLDVTCYAWTDSTVVLGWLASHPKKWKTFVANRTSAILDFLPRSSWHHISSSENPADCASRGVLPTELVDHKLWWTGPSLLYSTEDTWKESAESIPFEEDVTEQRKVVAAATVATKPASNYEVEEYLLKRNGLLKVSQRVLAWVIRFKANLLSKLRGTEKTSGQLKAVEVYEANLQLARFAQREVFGEDMKHLRKGLPLSAKSQIKSLFPFIDGDGTLRVGGRLQNSELAFNLKHPVILPKSHRYTHLLISMLHQQNLHAGPTLLIATLNQLYWVIGCQSVVRSVVNSCVRCARWKAKTASQLMGSLPAVRTTSGRAFENVGVDYAGPVIIKASLLRSVKTVKSYIAVFVCLATKAVHLEAATDLSANTFIAALKRFCARRGLPNQLWSDNGTNFVGADRQLKELLASATFNSEVNQHLNNLGIQWNFITPSAPHMGSIWEGAVKSMKKHLRVVLGTAVLNFEELSTLLTQIEACLNSRPLCALSSSVDSCEALTPGHFIIGQPLNLVPEPGVSDVPTNRLDRYRQLRKMTEDFWERFRTEYIATLQPRTKWQKIGDNLRIGDLVLVKNDNTPPAHWELARVVATHPDRSGIVRNVSLQRGETIYQRPIHKLVVLPTD, via the coding sequence ATGTATGGCGATTTCATGGCCGAGTACTTGAACCTTGGCCACATGGAGCGTATTCCAGACGACGAGGTGAACGTTGCACCCGAGAAAAGCTTCTACCTCCCACATCACGGTGTCATGCGGCAGGAAAGCGTCACCACCAAGTTGCGAGTCGTTTTCGACGGCTCTTGTCGATCGTTGACTGGAATATCGTTGAATGAGAAGCTGCTGATCGGACCCAACGTCACTGAGGACCTGCCTGTCGTGCTGACCCGTTTTCGAAGTTACGCTTTCGCCTTCATGGCGGACGCGGAAAAAATGTACCGGCAGGTGAAGATACATCGAGACGACGTCGACTACCAGCGTATCGTATGGAGAGCGGACCCCGATAAGCCCATCGAATACTACCGATTGCTGACAGTAACATACGGGACTTCTTGTGCGCCGTTTCTAGCCATTGAGTCGTTGCGACAAGCCGCCCGTGATTCTCGTACGCAGTATCCAAATGCAGCAGATCGTGTGCTGAAAAACTTTTATGTAGACGATTTTCTTTCTGGCGCTGCCACATTGGAGGACGCACTCGAATTGAAGGAGGACATCGTTCAGGTTACATCGGGTGCAGGTTTTCATCTCCGGAAATGGTCGGCAAACGATCCACGGCTGTTGGAGGAGGATGCAAGCGATGCCGAAGCGTCAGTTCCTGTGCATCTTCATCCAGAAGCGGATTCCGTGAAAGCACTGGGTATACACTGGTACCCAGTCACCGACTCGTTTGGGTACCGGGTGAATTTTGACATCGACAAGCCAAACACGAAGCGCCAACTCCTATCGGATTCAGCCCGACTTTTCGATCCTTTGGGTTGGATCTCGCCGATAATTGTTCGCATCAAGATCCTGTACCAAACACTGTGGCTGCAGGACTTGCAATGGGATGATCCGTTGCCGGCTGCGATCAATCAGGAATGGAACAAAATCAAGACAAGCTTGGCATCAATCGAGGATATCCGGATTCCAAGATGGATCGTGAATCATCTGGGAGCAGTGCAGCTGCACGGCTTCGCCGACGCGTCAGAGTCGGCCTATGCAGCAGTCGCTAGATCCAAGGACAGGGACGGCAATGTGTGCATTTCGCTGGTCGCAAGCAAAACCAAGGTGGCTCCAATCCAGCAAGTGTCACTTCCCCGGCTCGAGTTGAATGCAGCCGCCCTTCTTGTGGAGCTTATGAAGCAGATTCTTGAATCGTTGGACCACTTGGATGTGACATGCTACGCGTGGACGGATTCTACTGTTGTGCTTGGGTGGCTGGCATCCCATCCGAAGAAATGGAAGACTTTTGTGGCAAATCGGACCTCAGCGATTTTGGATTTCTTGCCACGAAGTTCCTGGCACCACATTTCATCAAGCGAAAATCCGGCGGATTGTGCATCTCGAGGTGTGCTGCCAACGGAGCTGGTTGACCACAAGCTGTGGTGGACTGGCCCATCTCTCCTGTACAGCACAGAGGACACCTGGAAAGAAAGCGCTGAATCGATCCCATTTGAAGAAGACGTGACGGAGCAACGGAAGGTGGTCGCTGCAGCTACGGTTGCGACGAAACCTGCATCGAACTACGAAGTTGAAGAGTATCTCCTGAAACGAAACGGGTTACTGAAGGTTTCTCAACGAGTGTTGGCGTGGGTTATCAGATTCAAGGCCAACTTACTATCGAAGCTGCGTGGCACCGAAAAGACTTCTGGACAACTGAAGGCAGTGGAAGTGTATGAAGCCAATCTACAATTGGCTCGCTTCGCTCAGCGTGAGGTGTTTGGCGAGGACATGAAACATCTTCGAAAGGGTCTACCACTCTCAGCAAAGAGCCAAATCAAGTCGCTTTTCCCGTTCATCGATGGGGATGGAACATTGCGTGTCGGGGGAAGGTTGCAAAACTCGGAGCTAGCATTCAACTTGAAGCATCCGGTTATTCTTCCCAAGTCGCATCGTTACACACACCTGTTGATATCGATGTTGCACCAACAAAATCTGCACGCTGGTCCTACTTTGCTCATCGCGACGCTGAACCAACTCTACTGGGTGATCGGCTGCCAATCAGTGGTGCGGTCGGTGGTAAACAGCTGCGTTCGCTGTGCACGCTGGAAGGCCAAAACAGCAAGTCAACTGATGGGGAGTTTGCCTGCGGTGCGAACTACTAGTGGCCGAGCTTTCGAAAACGTCGGTGTTGATTATGCTGGACCTGTCATAATAAAAGCCAGCTTACTGCGATCCGTTAAAACCGTGAAGAGCTACATAGCAGTTTTTGTATGCCTCGCAACAAAAGCTGTTCATTTGGAGGCTGCCACAGATTTATCAGCGAACACGTTCATCGCAGCTTTGAAACGTTTCTGTGCCCGACGTGGTTTGCCCAATCAACTGTGGTCAGATAATGGCACGAATTTTGTTGGCGCCGATCGCCAACTCAAGGAACTTCTGGCTTCAGCAACGTTCAACTCCGAAGTGAATCAGCACCTGAACAATTTGGGAATACAGTGGAACTTTATTACGCCATCCGCCCCCCACATGGGCAGTATTTGGGAAGGAGCAGTAAAAAGCATGAAGAAACATCTGCGCGTCGTGCTGGGAACCGCCGTGTTGAACTTCGAGGAACTGTCAACTCTATTAACGCAGATTGAAGCATGCTTGAATTCACGGCCGCTGTGTGCCCTTTCCAGCTCCGTGGATTCGTGTGAAGCCTTAACACCAGGACACTTTATCATCGGACAGCCACTGAACCTGGTGCCAGAACCAGGTGTATCCGATGTACCAACGAATCGCCTCGACAGATATCGTCAGCTACGGAAGATGACCGAAGACTTTTGGGAACGCTTCAGGACGGAGTATATTGCAACGCTTCAGCCCAGGACGAAATGGCAGAAGATCGGAGATAACCTGAGGATTGGAGATCTTGTTCTGGTTAAGAATGATAATACGCCACCGGCCCATTGGGAACTTGCTCGGGTGGTAGCTACTCATCCGGATCGGAGCGGTATCGTTCGGAACGTGAGCCTGCAGCGAGGCGAAACCATCTATCAAAGACCCATCCATAAGCTGGTAGTTCTTCCTACTGATTGA
- the LOC134290158 gene encoding uncharacterized protein LOC134290158 — MDELVRKRNVAFERLKRVHASVKHLAERETQAFEVHDRLRKLADMEENFDRIQAEIEEAVPPEELSSVLSVRSDYEQLFYITKGMVTKCLQVPDESVGANSERTVVESKSELKEAVRVLLETQRTLLSSQAVASTNMEELTEQIRLQKMEPMDTQLPSYSLPVFRGDRKQWASFKDLFLSGVNSKNLTSALKLQILMSHLEGDAKSLVSSYSITDANYTQVWNTLVEHFDKPKFTVAALVQEFCEQPAIKGSNLASLRKLVTTSDEVIRQLSALGPEFETRDPWLNYIVLKKLDDGLRSQWSQHIVDNDDPTFDDLLKFLKRKCEALETCAAFGGKPLDYVVKKEFNRDERKQNTVKKEIKSFNVVQHQSCPVCAASHRIYDCTVFKESSVSERRERVQQARLCFNCLRPNHCAKSCPSKSVCRTPNCQQRHHTMLCKASCETSTMTAPTPPEKASPSSSSPSPLPTQKSDSVAVDVKPAASCTTNVNNSSSVVIGLLPTALVRIKQADGQWKEVRVMIDSGSQASLITENCVTSIGLQRSNANLVVTGIASCSSETTRGAVQLEISSRFCYSPVVKVNAYVLSKFPQIVPNQRLDRERLKCLEPLQLAVPDFDKPGKIDVILGADVFLAILADGKVKDDAGLPVAINSTFGWIVAGQVFDTSEVNCNTAIVSLSMDMDIDKSLRMFWEVEEVNQPKSLTQEEQQAVNIFNTTHQRDESG; from the coding sequence ATGGACGAACTCGTCAGAAAAAGGAACGTGGCCTTCGAGAGGCTGAAGAGAGTTCATGCAAGTGTGAAGCACCTAGCGGAGCGAGAAACACAGGCGTTCGAAGTTCACGATCGGCTCCGGAAATTAGCCGATATGGAGGAAAATTTCGACAGGATTCAGGCTGAAATCGAGGAAGCGGTCCCGCCGGAGGAGCTTTCGTCGGTGCTCAGCGTTCGTTCGGACTACGAACAACTCTTCTACATAACGAAGGGGATGGTCACGAAGTGCCTGCAAGTGCCGGACGAATCCGTCGGTGCCAACAGCGAGAGAACAGTTGTGGAGTCCAAGAGCGAGCTGAAGGAGGCGGTTCGTGTACTGCTCGAAACGCAACGAACCCTCCTTTCCAGCCAGGCTGTTGCTTCAACCAACATGGAAGAGTTGACCGAGCAGATTCGTCTCCAGAAAATGGAGCCCATGGATACGCAGTTGCCGTCGTACAGTTTGCCCGTGTTCAGAGGTGACAGGAAGCAGTGGGCTTCTTTCAAAGACCTCTTCCTCAGCGGCGTCAACAGTAAGAACCTGACCAGCGCATTGAAGTTGCAAATACTGATGTCCCACCTGGAAGGTGACGCCAAAAGCCTTGTCAGCAGTTACTCCATCACGGACGCAAACTATACACAAGTGTGGAATACACTCGTCGAACACTTCGACAAGCCGAAGTTCACGGTTGCCGCCTTGGTTCAGGAGTTCTGCGAACAGCCGGCGATAAAGGGTTCGAATCTTGCCAGCCTGCGTAAGCTGGTGACTACATCGGATGAGGTGATTCGTCAACTCAGCGCTTTGGGGCCGGAATTCGAAACTAGGGATCCTTGGTTGAACTACATCGTTCTGAAGAAGCTGGACGATGGCCTCCGGTCTCAGTGGTCGCAGCACATCGTAGACAACGACGACCCGACGTTTGACGACCTGCTCAAGTTTTTGAAACGGAAGTGTGAAGCATTGGAGACCTGCGCAGCGTTCGGTGGAAAACCCCTGGATTACGTCGTCAAGAAGGAGTTCAATCGGGATGAACGGAAGCAGAACACAGTGAAGAAGGAAATCAAATCTTTCAACGTAGTGCAGCATCAATCGTGTCCAGTTTGTGCTGCCAGCCACAGGATTTATGATTGCACCGTCTTCAAGGAGTCTTCGGTAAGTGAACGGCGAGAGCGAGTGCAACAAGCACGACTTTGTTTTAACTGCTTGAGGCCAAACCATTGCGCAAAATCCTGCCCATCGAAGTCGGTATGCCGAACGCCAAACTGTCAACAACGTCACCACACGATGCTGTGCAAAGCAAGCTGTGAGACGTCGACAATGACAGCACCGACACCACCGGAGAaagcgtcgccgtcgtcgtcatcgccatcgCCGTTGCCAACACAGAAATCGGATTCTGTAGCAGTCGACGTCAAACCAGCAGCGTCCTGCACAACGAATGTAAACAACAGCTCTTCGGTTGTCATCGGATTACTACCGACGGCTTTGGTAAGAATAAAGCAAGCTGACGGTCAGTGGAAGGAAGTGAGAGTGATGATCGATAGCGGTTCCCAAGCCTCCCTCATCACGGAGAATTGCGTGACCAGCATCGGACTGCAACGAAGCAACGCTAATTTGGTCGTCACCGGAATCGCAAGCTGCTCGTCCGAAACCACCAGAGGAGCCGTACAATTGGAAATTTCGTCTCGATTCTGCTACAGCCCTGTTGTGAAGGTGAATGCGTATGTGCTCTCCAAGTTTCCACAAATCGTACCGAACCAGCGACTGGATCGTGAACGTTTGAAATGTTTGGAGCCGTTGCAGCTAGCGGTTCCAGATTTTGACAAGCCCGGAAAGATCGATGTTATCCTTGGAGCTGATGTTTTCTTGGCAATTTTGGCGGACGGCAAGGTGAAAGACGACGCGGGACTTCCTGTGGCGATCAACTCTACGTTCGGATGGATCGTCGCCGGTCAAGTTTTCGATACCAGCGAAGTCAACTGCAACACGGCCATTGTCAGTCTCAGCATGGACATGGACATCGACAAGTCCCTCCGGATGTTTTGGGAAGTGGAGGAGGTCAACCAACCGAAGTCGTTGACACAAGAGGAGCAGCAAGCAGTGAATATCTTCAACACCACACACCAACGAGATGAATCCGGCTGA